A genomic window from Caballeronia sp. SBC1 includes:
- a CDS encoding uracil-DNA glycosylase, whose product MSQASLFEAEAPKAPPFTTLESQFDALPAEWRKHLKTFIDSQHYAPLCAFVDAERAAGKTVYPADVFRALRLTRPGDVKVVILGQDPYHGEDRGAPQAHGLAFSVPAPVRPPPSLKNIFKEINASLGFTAPAHGCLDAWAQQGVLLLNTSLTVERDKAGSHAKRGWEHCTDTLIHELALRHEHLVFMLWGAHAQAKRGLIASAVASGKAHCVLEAPHPSPLSAHRGFLGCGHFVSANAYLEQHGRPAIDWRLPALADAPA is encoded by the coding sequence ATGAGTCAGGCGTCACTGTTTGAAGCCGAGGCACCGAAAGCTCCGCCGTTTACCACGCTGGAAAGTCAGTTCGACGCGTTGCCGGCGGAATGGCGCAAACATCTGAAGACTTTTATCGACAGCCAGCACTACGCTCCGTTGTGCGCGTTCGTCGACGCCGAGCGCGCCGCCGGCAAGACTGTGTATCCCGCCGATGTTTTCCGTGCTTTACGCCTGACCCGCCCCGGCGACGTGAAGGTCGTGATTCTCGGACAAGATCCGTATCACGGCGAAGATCGCGGTGCGCCGCAGGCCCATGGCCTGGCGTTTTCGGTGCCAGCGCCGGTTCGGCCGCCGCCATCGCTGAAAAATATCTTCAAGGAAATCAACGCTAGCCTTGGCTTTACCGCGCCCGCTCATGGTTGCCTCGACGCGTGGGCGCAGCAAGGCGTGCTGCTGTTGAACACGTCGCTGACGGTTGAACGCGATAAAGCCGGCAGTCACGCCAAACGGGGCTGGGAGCATTGCACCGACACGCTGATTCACGAACTTGCCCTTCGGCACGAACATCTCGTGTTCATGCTTTGGGGCGCGCATGCGCAGGCGAAGCGCGGGTTGATCGCTTCGGCGGTGGCATCCGGGAAAGCGCACTGCGTTCTGGAAGCGCCGCACCCCTCTCCGCTGTCGGCGCATCGCGGCTTTTTGGGCTGCGGGCATTTTGTGTCGGCGAATGCGTATCTTGAGCAACACGGGCGACCCGCCATCGACTGGCGCCTCCCCGCTCTGGCCGACGCA